A genomic segment from Corylus avellana chromosome ca5, CavTom2PMs-1.0 encodes:
- the LOC132182538 gene encoding 7-deoxyloganetin glucosyltransferase-like → MDSKIVKGEKAHAVCLPLPGHSHLMAMLKFAKLLHGKGFYITFVNTESNHQRFLKSGGPNSLDGLPDFQFKTISESLPPSDPNATQDVDAACESVVQKFLAPFSDLLLNLNSTATSSNNPLVTCIISDGCMPFTQTVAQKLGIPIIMLFTIAACTLMGAMQFPRLREKGFTPLKDESYLTNGFLDTVIDWIPGMRNIRLRDLPNTFITTNPNDPFFKLTVEAVEIAPKASGIVIHTFDVLEQEVLDALSPMFPCIYAIGPLQLLLNHLSKDPLKSIGYNLWEEDTECLNWLNSKAPNSVIYVNFGSVIVMTPQQLAEIGWGLANSKFTFLWIIRPDLVVGESAILSPEFVEETKGRGLTASWCPQEEVLNHSSIGGFLTHCGWNSITESVCAGVPMICCPFIGDQQTNCKYACNEWGIGMEIDNGAKRGEVEKIVRELMEGNKGKKMKKKAMEWKKLAEEATGPHGSSSINLDKLVNDVLLSKG, encoded by the exons atggATTCAAAGATAGTAAAAGGTGAAAAGGCTCATGCAGTTTGTCTTCCATTGCCAGGTCACAGCCACTTAATGGCCATGCTCAAATTTGCAAAGCTTCTCCATGGCAAAGGTTTTTACATAACCTTTGTCAACACTGAGTCCAACCATCAACGTTTTCTGAAATCCGGAGGTCCCAACTCCTTAGATGGGTTGCCTGACTTCCAATTCAAAACTATTTCAGAGAGCCTTCCTCCATCGGATCCCAACGCTACCCAAGACGTTGATGCTGCTTGCGAATCCGTTGTGCAAAAGTTCTTGGCTCCATTTTCAGACCTCCTCCTCAACCTCAACAGTACTGCAACTTCTTCAAACAATCCTCTAGTGACATGCATCATCTCAGATGGTTGCATGCCATTCACTCAAACTGTTGCTCAAAAGCTTGGAATCCCTATTATAATGCTCTTCACGATCGCTGCTTGCACGTTAATGGGTGCTATGCAGTTTCCTCGTCTTAGGGAAAAAGGCTTCACACCCCTTAAAG ATGAGAGTTATTTAACAAATGGGTTTCTAGACACAGTTATAGACTGGATTCCAGGTATGAGAAATATTCGATTGAGGGATCTCCCAAATACTTTTATTACTACAAATCCAAATGATCCGTTCTTCAAACTGACTGTTGAAGCAGTAGAGATAGCTCCTAAAGCTTCAGGAATTGTTATCCACACATTTGACGTGTTAGAGCAAGAGGTTTTGGATGCTCTCTCCCCCATGTTTCCTTGCATATATGCCATTGGCCCTCTGCAACTACTACTTAATCACTTATCCAAAGATCCTCTTAAATCAATTGGGTATAACTTATGGGAAGAAGATACCGAGTGCCTCAATTGGCTTAACTCTAAAGCACCAAACTCAGTAATTTATGTGAACTTTGGAAGCGTCATTGTTATGACACCACAACAGTTGGCCGAGATTGGTTGGGGACTTGCAAATAGCAAGTTCACGTTTTTGTGGATAATTAGGCCCGATTTAGTTGTTGGAGAATCAGCGATTTTGTCACCTGAATTCGTGGAAGAAACCAAAGGAAGAGGACTAACAGCAAGTTGGTGCCCTCAAGAAGAAGTGCTTAACCACTCATCCATCGGAGGGTTCTTAACTCACTGCGGGTGGAATTCAATTACTGAAAGCGTTTGTGCAGGAGTGCCCATGATTTGTTGTCCATTCATTGGGGATCAGCAAACAAACTGTAAGTATGCTTGCAATGAATGGGGCATTGGCATGGAGATTGATAATGGTGCCAAGAGAGGGGAAGTggagaagattgtgagagagttGATGGAGGGAAACAAAggtaagaaaatgaagaaaaaggccATGGAGTGGAAAAAGTTGGCCGAAGAGGCCACTGGTCCGCATGGGTCTTCATCCATCAACTTAGACAAGTTGGTGAATGATGTTCTTTTATCAAAAGGATAG
- the LOC132181651 gene encoding uncharacterized protein LOC132181651, whose protein sequence is MAEDLTSMWGNFTLTEEEEAFDEVPEEELIDIGNKGRACLVGRIMSERNIGKKTLKAKMIRSWMPTGSMVFNALGNNIFLIEFENAWDKSRVLEGRPWTFDGSLFSVLEFNGTSPPAELPFNIAYFWVRIFNLPLACMGRATGERLGSHLGEVEEVDTNEEGVGWGKYHRVRVKLNVYKPLLHGRMLKVKDKTHWVAFQYEKIPWFCFSYGVICNAVSGCSKRNHSKVAGEKSKKEYGPWLRVSFQNRSWDNEKR, encoded by the coding sequence ATGGCTGAAGATCTGACTTCCATGTGGGGGAATTTCACGCTAACTGAAGAGGAGGAGGCGTTTGATGAGGTCCCGGAGGAGGAGCTCATTGACATTGGGAATAAGGGACGAGCCTGTCTGGTGGGGAGGATAATGTCAGAACGAAACATTGGAAAGAAGACTCTCAAAGCAAAAATGATAAGGAGTTGGATGCCAACAGGATCGATGGTTTTCAATGCTTTGGGGAACAACATTTTCCTAATCGAGTTTGAAAACGCATGGGACAAATCGAGAGTGCTGGAAGGCAGGCCTTGGACTTTCGATGGTAGCCTATTTTCTGTACTAGAGTTCAATGGCACCTCTCCTCCTGCCGAGCTACCGTTCAACATCGCATATTTTTGGGTAAGGATTTTTAATCTCCCATTGGCTTGTATGGGGAGAGCAACTGGTGAAAGACTGGGTTCTCATCTTGGAGAGGTTGAGGAGGTGGATACAAATGAGGAAGGAGTTGGTTGGGGCAAATACCATCGGGTGCGAGTAAAACTGAACGTGTATAAACCACTTCTTCATGGCAGAATGCTAAAAGTAAAAGACAAAACTCATTGGGTggcttttcaatatgaaaagattccttggttttgtttttcctaTGGTGTTATATGTAATGCAGTGTCGGGATGTTCAAAACGGAACCATTCGAAGGTTGCTGGAGAGAAGTCGAAGAAGGAATATGGTCCTTGGCTAAGAGTATCTTTCCAGAATCGTTCATGGGACAATGAAAAACGATAG